The DNA window CTTACGTGTTGTTGTAGCAATACCGCTCATGCGTTGCATTACATTCAACATTAAACGTTCTGTTTGCAACAATGACTGAACTTTTCCGGATACAATCATAGCTACATCACCAGGTTTAACTTCAGCGCCATCATTTATAAATACTTCTACTTTCAATTCAGGATCGAAGCGATGAAATATTTCCTTTGCTACTTCTATTCCGGCAAGTACACCTTCTTCTTTAATAAGAAGTTTGGATTTTCCCATTGCAGTAGCAGGAATACAAGATAGAGTTGTATGATCGCCATCACCTATATCTTCGGCAAAAGCTAAATCTATTAGTCTGTCAATTAAATCATTCATTTGTTTTAACTATTCTAATTTGATGAATTAACGATGAGTTATTATCGCTCTTCTTAAAAAAACAATTTACCCGGAATGAGCCATTTACTGTATTCAGTGTGCCAACAATAAAACCCGATTCATCTCGGTTTCCCTGATGATTGACTAGAAATCCGGTAACTTTATTTGCTGAGAAGAAACCAGCCATGGCTTTTTGAGCCTCAACTTTTTTAAATTTCTGAGGATTATCTTTAATAATTACTACCACCTGATCACCTAAAAACGGGAGTAAATCCTGCGCGCTGCCTCTTTTAAATGCAGATGTAAAACCAACAGAGTCTTGTAGCTGAGCAAAAGCAGTACAGAATACAACTGCCGATAACATAAAAAGGATTAGTTTTTTCATATCAATGAGCATTAATATGTTACAAAGGTAGATATTATTTCCGGAAAACAATACTTAATTTCCCTAATTCAAAAGAAAAAGCCTATTTTTGCACCCACAAAATCTGGCAAAAAAGGAAATTATCTGATGAAAATAACACTTATCGTTGTAGGAAGAACTGTAGAAAAACATTATATCACTGCTATTAACGACTATATTGAACGTACAAAGCATTTTATATCGTTCGATATGGAGGTTATTCCTGAATTAAAGAATACGAAGAGTCTCACCATGGATCAGCAAAAAGAGAAAGAAGCTGAACTTCTTTTAAAAGCTTTTCAGCCTGGAGATGTCATTGTTCTGCTTGATGAATTCGGGAAGGAATTTCGTTCTGTGGATTTTGCCAACTGGCTGGAAAAGAAGATGCATAATGTAAACAAGCGATTGGTATTTGTTATTGGAGGACCTTACGGCTTTTCTCAAAAGATATATGATGCTGCGCATGAAAAGATTTCTATGTCGAAAATGACTTTCTCTCACCAGATGGTGC is part of the uncultured Bacteroides sp. genome and encodes:
- the rlmH gene encoding 23S rRNA (pseudouridine(1915)-N(3))-methyltransferase RlmH; its protein translation is MKITLIVVGRTVEKHYITAINDYIERTKHFISFDMEVIPELKNTKSLTMDQQKEKEAELLLKAFQPGDVIVLLDEFGKEFRSVDFANWLEKKMHNVNKRLVFVIGGPYGFSQKIYDAAHEKISMSKMTFSHQMVRLIFVEQLYRAMTILNNGPYHHE
- a CDS encoding DUF4783 domain-containing protein; translated protein: MKKLILFMLSAVVFCTAFAQLQDSVGFTSAFKRGSAQDLLPFLGDQVVVIIKDNPQKFKKVEAQKAMAGFFSANKVTGFLVNHQGNRDESGFIVGTLNTVNGSFRVNCFFKKSDNNSSLIHQIRIVKTNE